In Lolium rigidum isolate FL_2022 chromosome 7, APGP_CSIRO_Lrig_0.1, whole genome shotgun sequence, the DNA window TGTGCCAAGTTTTGCAGGAAAACAATATTTCTTGTGCCATGTATAAAAATGTCTCATGAAAACTTCTTATAGGACCGACTTTTTTCTTTTTACATGACAcagaaaatattggtttttcgtgaaacaacTTTATAAGCACAACTTTATAAGCAtatagaatgtcaagatgtacacgccaaatttcttgtcagattttttgatattttaaactGCGTTTAAAACTTAATTCAAAAACCTACATGCACACAGAGAACACAACCATGTACACTATTTTTCCTCAATTTTTTCCACATTTAGAAATCGATTTTCTCATTCAGGAACATATGTATTCAGGTTCATGTTCGAATTTCCGAGTTTACCCTACTTATAAGCACTCATGATCATATGAATCCCACCACAAATGTCATTCAGTTATACGTCAACAAACAGAAGCCATGTCATCCTCTCTAATGTACAAGTACAACACTCGAACAGTTCGACCTAAAATTCTACGAGAAACCGTTTTATTGTCGTATAGCGAACAACAATGCATATGCGGGTAGATCTCCCCGTGTACATTCATCTACACTCTACATCACAATGTTCCAAAGAATGATGGTATATACACCTAGCAAACCCGTTAATGTTATCGATGCTATAGATTGGGATCTCTGGATGAGTTGAATTCTAGATAGGCCTGCGCCAACATTTCACCAAGCTGGAGTTGAGCTTCCGTGGAGAGGTGCAACTGATCATCGCTGAGTGGCAGGCCCATAGCATCAACATAAATAACGTTAGGAAGATTGACATTTTGCTGAGCTTCCCTCACAATGTCCGTGTAATTCCCCTCTCCTGATGCAAGACCAACCTGGAAAGAAAAATAACcattatataaaaaaatatttcTTACTATgagttaaaaaagaaaaaatgtactgctaatttttttttaaaatgtatTCGGAAAGCTGAGCTAGGATCAAGGCTTTAGCTATAGGTTATGAATAGTTCAGTCCCGAAATCCAGATCCCTTCGGTACAAGCTTTGTAAAACTACACTAGCACAGTTGACAAACTTCCCAAGCACAAATTATTTCTTTGTGAATATGCAGACAGCAGACTAAAATTATGCCTTATGGAAACAAATGCAGGTCTTTTCTACGTCAAATGAAATTTGCAACACACTTTCACATGATTGCACCCTCTAGTTCTGTTATGTATGAGTGACGTGTAGTTAAAAAGAGAGCATTCATACAGATTATGGAATCTGGATTCAACCAATACCCAATATTCACAAACATCAGACCCACAGATTCTAGACAGAGAATGGAGTGACTGCAAAACCACCTCCTGGTGCTTGGTGGCAACATGCCCTTGTTTTAAATGTTGGATGTCTGGATTAGGGACATAATAAGACTGGTCTATCATAGTACTATCAGAAACATATCGAACTGGTCAGCACAGTCATGTTATCCGCTCATAAACACAATACATATAACGACATGGAGTCAAAGCAAGAAAACGATGGGGATACAATCATATTAAAAGACAGGTTGGTGATAGGTTGTACGCTTTTTCACACGTTGATTTGAAAGGCATACATCCAAAGATAGTTTGGCAAGATAGATTGGTGCACAATGCTTTAAGTTAGGGGCAATGTAGAAACAACAATTTCCATTTACATCTGATTTTTATTTTCTTCCATGATTGCTAGCACAAATATTGTGTTGTTTGGCACTATGATATAGTATTATTTTACATGCAACCAGCTGGCGACTTTAGGTAGGACCATTGGAGATAGTGGAAGACCTGGTAGATTTTAGGCTCTTGAATTTCCCATTTCTGATAGAACATGGGCCAGTCTGGCTGGCAGGCTCATCACCAAACTATGGCAAGACAGAGTAGGTTACAAGTCACATATCTCAGACTGTTCCAAAATCCTAGCACAGCTTCAAACGATGGATTGGACACCACATGGGGCTGATATCAATCTCCACGGTGCAAACTAACTGACTCCAGGGAATCAATAACTCATCATTCCCTCATCATGCTTAGACTGTCACAACATTTCGTCTGAGTGGTTAAAGCATTCCATTATATGCCCTTGTGGAACTTGAGAAACTGTCATTTAATCATTTCTAATCGATCTTGGTGATGTTTCGACTCATGTCTGTCTTTGGTTAATATAACAATAAACCACCAGTTGATTTACTCAAACATGTGACAAATGCAGTACTGCTAACCTAATTTTCGGTCATAGTACTATCAGAAACATATTGAACTGGTGAGCAGTCATGTTATCCACTCATAAACACCATGCATATAGCCACATGGAGTCAAAGACAAGAATAATGATAGCGCTAGTACAGACAGGTCAGTGCTAGGTGGTATGCTGCTTAATGTGTTGCTTTGGGGATGGCATGTCCAAAGTTAGATTGGCAAGACAGGTTGGTGCACAATGCTTCAAGTTATGGGAAATTCGGAAACAACAATTTCCATGTAcatcttatttttctttttttccatgATTGCTAGCACTTATTTGGTGTTGTTTGCCACTATGATATAGTACTATTTACCATGGAACGAGCCAGTAGATTTTAGGCTATTGTACCGTAGGAGTTAATGCTTGTAGAAGGCCTCGTAGATATTAGGTTGTTGTATTTCCCAATTCTGATAGAGGACAGGCCAGTCTGGCTGGCAGGTTGAGCAATGAACCAACGCAAGACAGAGTAGGTCACAAGTCACATTTCTTACACTGGTCCAAAATCCTAGCACAACTTGAAAACGTTGGATTGGacaccacatgagtgagatcaaactCCACAGTGCGAACTAACTGACTCCAGGGGATCATTTCGTTCCGTCGTCATACTTAGACTCCCACGACATCATGGTTGAGTGGTTCAATCATTCCACTGACGCCCATGTGGAACTTGAGAAGCTTTCATTTAATCATGTGTAATCGATCTTGGTGATGGTTCAACTCATGTCTCTGTCCTTAGTTATAAAAAAAACACCAGTTGATTTACTCAAACATGTGAGAATGTGGTGTTGCTAACTTAATTTTCTATGCCTGACATAGTCTTCAGTCTTGCTATACCTCTGTATTCGTTTTTCACACAGAGCAACTTCAAAACAAACTACGACGTCGGAGCAGTGGTGAAATTATGAGGGTCGATGAGATGGATGTTTTGCACAAGGATTAAAAGGGAACTCGTATTTGCATTAATGGGGAATTGAGTTTTCTAGATAGTAGTAGCCTGGGAGGTTACTTTGCCCAGCTGGTGCAGGTTTTACATGCAATTCAAGCCTAATTGGCTACATATGTGTGAGAAAACACTAAACAGTGTAGTAAGAGCATGATCTACACTGGTTGACAAGTTCATCATTTCGCATAGAGGCGCACGCAGTTGACCAAATTTCGATTTTGCAGTAACGCGTTGGAGAAAAAAGGAGCTAACTTTAACCTAAGTTAGGCACGAATTGGCCAGCGCGAGAAGCAAGTGGGAGCAGAATTGTAGCTACCGCCAGCGGACCAACCACATGGCGTGTTTTTGCTCTGACCTGGATGACGAGCAGACTAGGCAAGCCCAGATCGGCCCTGAGATCGGCGACGAGGCGCTCCATGTTGCCGCCGTAGGAGCGGGCGTCGTCGGCCTCGACGGTGTCGCTCTCGCCCTGGAACCAGAGCACGGCGCCGAGCTCCCCGCCGCcgtcggccacggcggcgcgcgtccTGGCGACGGCCGCCTCGTACAGAGGTTGCCCCCGCGCCCACATCCAGATCCTGGTGCCGCCGACCGCGCACGGCACCAGCCCGAGCACCAcgggggaggaggcggaggagggggctgtgggctcggagagggaggagggggctgggtcggagaggaggaggcggtgcgCGAAGGGCATGGCGGGGCCGAGGCCGCAGGTCTTGTGGGTGTCGATGTCGGCGTGGAGCGGCGGGGAGGCGGCGACCCagcggcggtcggcggcgaggcggaggagGCGCGGGTGCGGGAGGTAGGGCGCGgggaggggcgccggcggcgcgccCCGGCCGGCCATGTTGGACTGGCCGGCCAGGAGGAAGAGCAGCTTGGGGCGGTGCGCGTAGGGCGAGGTGGGGgtctggcggcggcgggaggaggaggtggaggggaGGAGGCCGctgggcggcgcggcgaggagcAGGAAGGAGAGCAGCGCCGCCAGCGCCAGCGCGCCCAGCAGCGGCCGCCGCGCCGGCTTCATCGGCACCGAGAGGCGAACAGGTGAAAAGATGGGAACTTTTTGCCGAGTGTAGTATTTCTGAGCACAGCACGGTTGACCTGCACGTTTCGTCACGGAGTGGAATGCCACtcgtcgagcacgtgagccgtccGATCGGAAACGAACGCCTCGGATCTCCGTCTCAGGTGTACACACGCGTAACTGAAACCATGTCTTTCTTTTGACCAGTGAAATGAAACCATGTCTTGGGGGTTTCGATTTTATTTTCTTATAGATTATGGAAAAGAGATGCTTCTCTCGTCGACTCTCGCCCGTGCGCAACGTGATATAACGAGAGATGAGAGTTCAAAGTTCTTTCTctcgggaatggtgttttggcacatgggaccatatgctccctttattttgaaatgcatgttatatatattttgaaattttaaaaaattgaaatgcagagtctaaaggaaatagcttcgagtacttacaacggcgccggaaaatagcttagtagccgagatccggagtgtgagtaccttttacctttcctccccggcaacggcgccagaaaatagcttgatgtctacgggtgcttctattcttgtagacgagtgttgggcctccaagagcgagaggtttgtagaacagcagcaagtttcccttaagtggatcacccaaggtttatcgaactcatggaggaagaggtcaaagatatccctctcatgcaaccctgcaaccacaaagcaagaagtctcttgtgtccccaacacacctaagaggtgcactagttcggcgaagagatagtgaaatacaagtggtatgaatgaatatgagcagtagtacggcgcgaaaaagtgcttgctggcgtgcgagttgatggtggtaatattgcagggaagtaaacatgcagatgagaacgaagtaaacaagcagcgatttcgagtatttaggaacaaggcctagggatcatactttcactagtggacactctcaacattgatcacataacagaataaatagatagatgctagactctacaccctcttgttggatgatgaacaccactaacgcgtaggattacacgaaccctcaatgccggagttaacaagctccacaatattcaatgttcatatttaaataaccttagagtgcataacagatcaacataaccaaaccaagtactaacatagcatgcacacttgtcaccatcacactatgaaggaggcatagatcacatcaatactatcatagcaatagttaacttcataatctacaagagatcacaatcatagcctacgccaagtactacacgatgcacacactcgtcaccattacaccgtacgggaggaataaactactttaataacatcactagagtagcacacagataaattgtgatacaaaacacattgcaatcataaagagatataaataagcacttcactatgccattcataacggtgaataagtattacgtgaaatatagcctaagagacccacacggtgcacacactctgtcacctttacacacgtgggacaaggagtctccggagatcacataagtaaaatccacttgactagcataatgacatctagattacaagcatcatcatatgaatctcaatcatgtaaggcagctcatgagattattgtattgaagtacatagagagagatgaaccacatagctaccggtacagccaagagcctcgatggagaactactccctcctcatgggagaaagcagcgttgatgaagatggcggtggtgtcgatggaggagccttccgggggcacttccccgtcccggcggcgtgccggaacagagactcctgtccccagatcttggcttcgcgatggcggcggctctggaaggtttctcgtaccgtggctttttcgtatcgaggttttaggtcagggacctttaaatatgcgaagaggcggagtcggagggtcgacgaggcgacgacacaataggggggcgcgggcccccccttggccgcgccagggtcatgtgtggcgggctccgtggccccctccggtccttctcgggtgctcTCGGAAGCTTCCGGTGGAAAATAGGGActgcgggcgttgatttcgtccgattccgagaatatttccttactaggatttctgaaaccaaaaacagcagaaaacaggaactggcacttcggcatctcgttaataggttagttccggaaaacgcataaatatgacatataatgtgtataaaacatgtaggtatcatcaataaagtagcatggaacataagaaattatagatacgtttgagacgtatcaagcatccccagcttagttcctactcgccctcgagtaggtaaacgataacaatgataatttcttaagtggcatgccatcataaccttgatcatactattgtaagcatatgagatgaatgcagcgatcaaaacaatggtaatgacatgagtaaacaaatgaatcataaaacaaagacttttcatgaatagtacttcaagacaagcatcaataagacttgcataagagttaactcataaagcaataatttcatagtatag includes these proteins:
- the LOC124676950 gene encoding probable carbohydrate esterase At4g34215 encodes the protein MKPARRPLLGALALAALLSFLLLAAPPSGLLPSTSSSRRRQTPTSPYAHRPKLLFLLAGQSNMAGRGAPPAPLPAPYLPHPRLLRLAADRRWVAASPPLHADIDTHKTCGLGPAMPFAHRLLLSDPAPSSLSEPTAPSSASSPVVLGLVPCAVGGTRIWMWARGQPLYEAAVARTRAAVADGGGELGAVLWFQGESDTVEADDARSYGGNMERLVADLRADLGLPSLLVIQVGLASGEGNYTDIVREAQQNVNLPNVIYVDAMGLPLSDDQLHLSTEAQLQLGEMLAQAYLEFNSSRDPNL